Proteins co-encoded in one Halorussus salinus genomic window:
- the rqcH gene encoding ribosome rescue protein RqcH, whose protein sequence is MTDVKRELSSIDLAAVVAELGAYEGAKLDKAYLYDDDLLRLKMRDFDRGRVELLVEVGETKRAHVSDPENVPDAPGRPPNFAMMLRNRLSGADFAGVEQYGFDRILQFHFERGDEDTTIVAELFGQGNVAVLDENNEVVDSLDTVRLKSRTVAPGSQYEFPDERINPLEVEYETLVAHMEESDTDLVRTLATQLNFGGLYAEEVCTRAGVEKGKDIADADESDYEAIFDAIQRLAEPVRSADFDPRVYEEDDVLVDVTPMPLEEYADLDSEAFDTFNEAVDYYFANFVPEGETEAEQSAGDQRPDFEAEIEKQKRIIQQQEQAIEGFEQEAEQEREKAERLYGHYGLADDILTTVRNALDEGTSWDEIEARFEEGAEQGIEAAEAVRGVDPENGMVTVELDGVNVPLDAEMGVEKNADRLYTEAKRIEEKKEGALAAIEDTREDLEEVEKRKEEWEADPDESDAEADEDEQEDVDWLSRQSIPVRQQEQWYERFRWFRTSDGFLVIGGRNADQNEELVQKYLEGNDLFFHAQAHGGPVTVLKTSDPSEPSRDVDVPEQSKREAAQFAVSYSSVWKDSRFAGDAYVVTPDQVSKTPESGEYLEKGGFAIRGDREYFRDVEVGVAVGISCEPHTRVLGGPPEAIVPQVETHIEVEPGRYAQNDIAKRIYRAFRERFIDTSFVRKVASPDLIQEFLPPGGSRMKDE, encoded by the coding sequence ATGACCGACGTAAAGCGGGAACTGTCGAGTATCGACCTCGCGGCCGTCGTGGCCGAACTCGGGGCCTACGAGGGCGCGAAACTCGACAAGGCCTACCTCTACGACGACGACCTCCTGCGACTCAAGATGCGGGACTTCGACCGCGGCCGGGTCGAACTCCTCGTGGAAGTCGGCGAGACCAAGCGCGCACACGTCTCGGACCCCGAGAACGTCCCCGACGCGCCGGGACGGCCGCCGAACTTCGCCATGATGCTCCGCAATCGGCTCTCGGGCGCGGACTTCGCGGGCGTCGAACAGTACGGCTTCGACCGCATCCTCCAGTTCCACTTCGAGCGCGGCGACGAGGACACCACCATCGTCGCCGAGTTGTTCGGACAAGGCAACGTCGCGGTGCTGGACGAGAACAACGAGGTCGTGGACTCGCTCGACACCGTGCGACTCAAGTCCCGGACCGTCGCGCCGGGGAGCCAGTACGAGTTCCCCGACGAGCGAATCAACCCCCTCGAAGTCGAGTACGAGACCTTGGTCGCGCACATGGAGGAGTCCGACACCGACCTCGTGCGCACCCTCGCCACGCAACTCAACTTCGGCGGTCTGTACGCCGAGGAGGTCTGTACGCGCGCTGGCGTCGAGAAAGGGAAGGATATCGCGGACGCCGACGAGAGCGACTACGAGGCCATCTTCGACGCCATCCAGCGCCTCGCCGAACCGGTCCGGTCCGCGGACTTCGACCCCCGCGTCTACGAGGAGGACGACGTGCTGGTGGACGTGACGCCGATGCCCCTCGAAGAGTACGCCGACCTCGACAGCGAGGCGTTCGACACGTTCAACGAGGCGGTCGATTACTACTTCGCCAACTTCGTCCCCGAGGGCGAGACGGAGGCCGAGCAGTCCGCGGGCGACCAGCGCCCCGACTTCGAGGCCGAAATCGAGAAGCAGAAGCGCATCATCCAACAGCAGGAGCAGGCCATCGAGGGCTTCGAGCAGGAGGCCGAGCAGGAACGCGAGAAGGCCGAACGACTCTACGGCCACTACGGACTCGCCGACGACATCCTCACCACGGTTCGGAACGCGCTGGACGAGGGTACTTCGTGGGACGAAATCGAGGCCCGCTTCGAGGAGGGAGCCGAGCAGGGCATCGAAGCCGCCGAGGCAGTGCGGGGCGTGGACCCCGAGAACGGGATGGTCACGGTCGAACTCGACGGCGTGAACGTTCCCCTCGACGCGGAGATGGGCGTCGAGAAGAACGCCGACCGCCTCTACACCGAGGCCAAGCGCATCGAGGAGAAGAAGGAGGGCGCGCTCGCCGCCATCGAGGACACCCGCGAGGACTTGGAGGAAGTCGAGAAGCGCAAAGAGGAGTGGGAGGCCGACCCCGACGAGAGCGACGCGGAGGCCGACGAAGACGAGCAGGAAGACGTAGACTGGCTCTCCCGGCAGTCGATTCCGGTCCGCCAGCAGGAACAGTGGTACGAGCGGTTCCGCTGGTTCCGGACCAGCGACGGTTTCCTCGTTATCGGCGGCCGCAACGCCGACCAGAACGAGGAGTTGGTCCAGAAGTATCTGGAGGGCAACGACCTGTTCTTCCACGCGCAGGCCCACGGCGGTCCCGTCACCGTCCTCAAGACCTCGGACCCGAGTGAACCCTCCCGCGACGTGGACGTGCCCGAGCAGAGCAAGCGCGAGGCCGCCCAGTTCGCCGTGTCGTACTCCTCGGTCTGGAAGGACAGTCGATTCGCCGGTGACGCCTACGTGGTCACGCCCGACCAAGTGAGCAAAACCCCCGAGAGCGGCGAGTACTTGGAGAAGGGCGGGTTCGCCATTCGAGGAGACCGCGAGTACTTCCGCGACGTGGAAGTCGGCGTCGCGGTCGGCATCTCGTGTGAACCCCACACTCGCGTCCTCGGCGGTCCGCCCGAGGCAATCGTCCCGCAGGTCGAGACTCATATCGAGGTCGAACCCGGCCGCTACGCCCAGAACGACATCGCCAAGCGCATCTACCGGGCGTTCCGCGAGCGGTTCATCGACACCTCCTTCGTCCGGAAAGTAGCGAGTCCCGACCTGATTCAGGAGTTCCTGCCGCCGGGCGGGAGTCGGATGAAAGACGAGTAG
- a CDS encoding DUF7509 family protein, producing the protein MKRRKLGLEYDGKSIYQHVVEGTPNPGNRGDFLCYVMGPYTPFDVTYAYPADAIDTDDPYIEAELFDPEDHEDMEATLGGVCTELRRDPGIRAFVATDVEIPTAKETTRERLDESGLSPLDQSIEYAIVSDAVVFILDEAGLNAGVGSEVGAILGEFNLRIRNREPPRKPRRRFRIYLSDEFGSASIEEIPSGYGIDVYRYRSEADLLGNLRNFVTNVESLSRYDGLELYEPPEK; encoded by the coding sequence ATGAAGAGACGGAAGTTGGGACTCGAATACGACGGGAAATCCATCTACCAACACGTAGTAGAGGGTACTCCAAATCCCGGAAATCGAGGGGATTTCCTGTGCTACGTCATGGGACCGTACACGCCATTCGACGTGACGTACGCCTATCCTGCAGACGCTATCGACACCGACGATCCCTATATCGAAGCGGAACTATTCGACCCCGAAGACCACGAAGATATGGAAGCGACCCTCGGAGGCGTCTGCACCGAACTCCGACGGGACCCCGGAATACGAGCATTCGTCGCGACTGACGTGGAGATTCCGACCGCGAAGGAAACGACACGAGAACGACTAGACGAGTCGGGTCTCAGTCCGCTCGACCAGTCCATCGAGTACGCAATTGTCAGCGACGCCGTCGTCTTCATACTGGACGAGGCAGGGCTGAACGCCGGAGTCGGAAGCGAGGTCGGGGCGATTCTGGGCGAGTTCAACCTTCGGATTCGAAATCGAGAACCGCCTCGAAAGCCTCGCCGACGGTTCCGGATCTACCTGTCGGACGAGTTCGGGAGTGCCAGTATCGAGGAGATACCGTCCGGCTACGGTATCGACGTGTATCGGTACCGGAGCGAAGCGGACCTTCTGGGAAACCTTCGGAACTTCGTTACGAACGTCGAGAGCCTCTCCCGGTACGACGGACTCGAACTGTACGAGCCTCCTGAAAAGTGA
- a CDS encoding winged helix-turn-helix domain-containing protein gives MATESNAEREGRLSEVPENGELVDFTDNQLFGKSTDTLERFTARKRALAHPVRYAILYYLFRSADGDEDERLPRTELKRLLDREKNGLQTHVRPLLKANLLAEVPAPDGADGRQTFYRITNLGERAIRSDLWNVEGELPE, from the coding sequence ATGGCGACGGAATCGAACGCCGAGCGCGAGGGGCGTCTCTCGGAGGTCCCAGAAAACGGGGAACTCGTGGATTTCACCGATAACCAACTGTTCGGCAAAAGTACTGACACGCTCGAACGGTTCACTGCACGCAAACGCGCGCTCGCCCATCCCGTTCGCTACGCGATTCTCTACTACCTCTTCCGCTCGGCCGACGGGGACGAGGACGAGCGTCTGCCTCGAACGGAGTTGAAACGACTCCTCGACAGGGAGAAGAACGGACTTCAGACCCACGTCCGACCGCTACTGAAAGCGAATCTCCTCGCGGAAGTTCCCGCACCCGACGGTGCAGACGGCCGCCAAACGTTCTATCGAATCACGAACCTCGGCGAGCGCGCGATACGAAGCGACTTGTGGAACGTCGAGGGCGAACTCCCCGAATGA
- a CDS encoding DUF4013 domain-containing protein produces MFETALKYLVDSDDGTETILVGGLLTLFGWLLIPAVFVAGYLQRVLARTTAEESAPSFEDWSDLFAEGLKAIAVVLAYVALPAVLLTAVVASLAIVSVETTVVESDAGVPTDPSVVAEPVTNVGPDLLSVAVVFGGLALAGISALVAWYVLPAALARLAVEGRLGAAFQFRRLWGVVTTNSYATGWLVALVVLVVGGALVGGLASIPFVGWALVPFATFYLNVVAFALYGQGYREATPADRRETVGGSEQAAA; encoded by the coding sequence ATGTTCGAAACAGCACTCAAATACCTCGTGGACAGCGACGACGGCACCGAAACGATACTGGTCGGCGGACTCCTCACCCTGTTCGGGTGGCTCCTGATTCCCGCGGTGTTCGTCGCGGGCTACCTCCAGCGGGTCCTCGCCCGGACGACCGCCGAGGAGTCCGCCCCGTCGTTCGAGGACTGGAGCGACCTGTTCGCCGAGGGCCTGAAAGCCATCGCGGTCGTGCTGGCGTACGTCGCGCTCCCGGCCGTCCTGCTGACCGCGGTGGTGGCGAGTCTGGCAATCGTCTCCGTCGAGACGACAGTGGTCGAGTCCGACGCGGGCGTCCCGACCGACCCCTCCGTCGTCGCCGAACCGGTCACGAACGTCGGCCCCGACCTCCTGAGTGTCGCGGTCGTCTTCGGCGGTCTCGCGCTCGCCGGGATTTCCGCGCTCGTCGCGTGGTACGTCCTACCCGCCGCGCTCGCCCGCCTCGCGGTCGAGGGTCGCCTCGGTGCGGCCTTCCAGTTCCGGAGACTCTGGGGCGTCGTCACCACCAACTCGTACGCGACCGGGTGGCTGGTCGCGCTGGTCGTCCTCGTGGTCGGCGGGGCACTGGTCGGCGGTCTCGCGTCGATACCCTTCGTCGGATGGGCGCTGGTCCCGTTCGCCACGTTCTACCTCAACGTCGTCGCGTTCGCGCTCTACGGACAGGGGTACCGCGAGGCGACCCCCGCCGACCGCCGGGAGACCGTCGGCGGGAGCGAGCAGGCCGCGGCCTGA
- a CDS encoding DUF4013 domain-containing protein → MLGEALVYPVRGEEREETLLVGAILAVALGVLARLGLLGVLAVVPAVLLAGYAQAVLRASTASGASAASGGDTPASGGVAGDDELPGFGNYRTLAADGLRAVVVSVGYLLLPAALLVLTVGGAGAGGRPESFGTTLFVFGAGTVVLFASLGFAYLLPAALAGVARTRTLGAALDRGRLFRSARSGGYFVAWVAAAVTGVVFAVLLGSLAALGRPGEVAALALGFYALVVVARLAGRGVA, encoded by the coding sequence ATGCTCGGCGAGGCGCTCGTCTACCCGGTCCGCGGCGAGGAGCGCGAGGAGACCCTGCTTGTCGGCGCGATTCTGGCCGTCGCGCTCGGAGTCCTCGCGCGACTCGGCTTGCTTGGGGTCCTCGCGGTCGTCCCGGCCGTCCTGCTTGCGGGCTACGCGCAGGCGGTCCTCCGGGCCAGCACGGCGTCTGGAGCCAGCGCGGCGTCCGGGGGAGACACTCCCGCGTCGGGCGGCGTCGCAGGCGACGACGAACTCCCCGGATTCGGGAACTATCGCACCCTCGCGGCCGACGGCCTGCGTGCAGTCGTCGTCTCGGTCGGCTACCTCCTGCTCCCGGCGGCGCTCCTCGTCCTGACGGTCGGCGGCGCGGGCGCGGGCGGACGCCCAGAGTCGTTCGGGACGACGCTGTTCGTCTTCGGCGCGGGCACGGTCGTCCTGTTCGCCTCGCTCGGGTTCGCCTACCTCCTGCCCGCGGCGCTGGCGGGAGTCGCCCGGACCCGAACCCTCGGCGCGGCGCTCGACCGCGGGCGACTCTTCCGGAGCGCCCGAAGCGGCGGCTACTTCGTCGCGTGGGTCGCGGCGGCCGTCACGGGCGTCGTCTTCGCGGTCCTGTTGGGGTCGCTGGCCGCGCTCGGGCGACCGGGGGAGGTCGCGGCGCTCGCTCTCGGCTTCTACGCGCTGGTCGTGGTCGCGCGGCTGGCGGGTCGCGGCGTGGCGTGA
- a CDS encoding methyl-accepting chemotaxis protein, which produces MLSGLLAAMGPSNEETGERDAPSDERDDRPADRDSSGGPNRSAATADSIVRSVLDGLGYPIFTVDAEGNIDRINDEALDLFGKTREDLLGACLFDFDEADNTVMREVLDTGEPVQNLESTITVDGEEIPVSRSLMPLYDDADEIVGALEINRDITERTELREREETLEAYQETVVTELQTSIARLSEGDLTVEPTVPEPEADFEAIHNVHETFDGMATDLREAVESLRTALESTRDRSDEMARIGTETHDAAAEVRAAIDDLGDASDSVAATAERQAERTVDAEENVSNLSASIEEITATVEQIDGRAKTAADLAETGTTTAADAIDTIDEAGEAAERNVETIESLEDQMETINRTTEMIADIADQTNLLALNANIEAARADGDGAGFQVVADEVKALAEESKETVEEISSSLGEVKEGVSETAAAVAESKRQVETGVDAVRGVVTDIEEIETAIRETNEGLAEIRRATADQADDAEEVSRLVEDVSEASQTVSAEIEQIAASVDQQARAVEEVLRVAEETSELSERTREQLDEFELTESERAA; this is translated from the coding sequence ATGCTTTCTGGCTTGCTCGCCGCGATGGGGCCCTCGAACGAGGAGACGGGCGAGCGCGACGCCCCCTCAGACGAGCGCGACGACCGACCCGCCGACCGAGACTCCTCCGGCGGACCGAACCGCTCCGCGGCCACCGCCGATTCCATCGTCCGGAGCGTGCTGGACGGTCTCGGCTACCCCATCTTCACCGTGGACGCCGAGGGAAACATCGACCGCATCAACGACGAGGCGCTGGACCTCTTCGGGAAGACCCGCGAGGACCTGCTCGGCGCGTGCCTCTTCGACTTCGACGAGGCCGACAACACCGTGATGCGCGAGGTGCTGGACACCGGAGAACCGGTCCAGAACCTCGAAAGCACCATCACCGTCGATGGCGAGGAGATTCCCGTCAGCAGGAGCCTCATGCCACTCTACGACGACGCGGACGAAATCGTCGGCGCGCTCGAAATCAACCGCGACATCACCGAGCGCACCGAACTCCGCGAGCGTGAGGAGACCCTCGAAGCGTATCAGGAGACCGTCGTCACCGAACTCCAGACCAGCATCGCGCGACTCAGCGAGGGCGACCTCACCGTGGAGCCGACCGTGCCGGAACCCGAGGCCGACTTCGAGGCGATACACAACGTCCACGAGACGTTCGACGGGATGGCGACCGACCTCCGGGAGGCGGTCGAATCGCTCCGGACCGCGCTCGAATCGACCCGCGACCGCTCCGACGAGATGGCCCGCATCGGCACGGAGACCCACGACGCGGCCGCCGAGGTTCGCGCGGCCATCGACGACCTCGGCGACGCCAGCGACAGCGTGGCCGCGACCGCCGAGCGACAGGCCGAGCGCACCGTCGATGCCGAGGAGAACGTCTCGAACCTCTCGGCGTCCATCGAGGAGATAACCGCGACCGTCGAGCAGATAGACGGCCGGGCCAAAACCGCCGCCGACCTCGCGGAGACGGGCACGACGACCGCCGCCGACGCCATCGACACCATCGACGAGGCGGGCGAGGCCGCCGAACGCAACGTCGAGACGATAGAGTCGTTGGAAGACCAGATGGAGACCATCAACCGCACGACGGAGATGATAGCCGACATCGCCGACCAGACGAACCTGTTGGCGCTCAACGCGAACATCGAGGCGGCGCGCGCCGACGGCGACGGGGCCGGATTTCAGGTGGTCGCCGACGAGGTGAAGGCGCTGGCCGAGGAGTCCAAGGAGACCGTCGAGGAGATATCGTCGTCGCTCGGCGAGGTCAAGGAGGGCGTCAGCGAGACCGCGGCCGCGGTGGCCGAGAGCAAGCGGCAGGTCGAGACCGGGGTGGACGCGGTCCGGGGCGTCGTGACCGACATCGAGGAGATAGAGACCGCGATTCGGGAGACCAACGAGGGATTGGCGGAGATTCGGCGCGCGACGGCCGACCAAGCCGACGACGCCGAGGAGGTCTCGCGGCTCGTGGAGGACGTTTCCGAGGCGTCCCAGACCGTGAGCGCCGAAATCGAGCAGATCGCCGCCAGCGTGGACCAGCAGGCCCGTGCCGTCGAGGAGGTCCTGCGGGTGGCCGAAGAGACCTCCGAGTTGTCCGAACGGACCCGAGAACAGTTGGACGAGTTCGAGCTAACCGAGTCGGAGCGGGCGGCGTAG
- a CDS encoding DUF4013 domain-containing protein, whose translation MVERSTGDLLTRGLSFPMSDDDWLVTNLIGGGLLLFSFLLLPLLAIQGFLVEVMSEALGEDDDVPEWGDFGFGVMVTGLKSLVLGFLYLLVPTTVFVAFALLGIGAGTASGTEDLVGLFTGVGGLAFLVLLLVFGYFAPAAQVNFARERTIGAGFDFGTIFEVATSSEYVVGWVLAFIIIAVQGLVANLVALTIVGILVLPWVYFFFSVSTFYIYGRSFANALDLDAEGGDGHARRPPESRTDDTRTDDTRMIN comes from the coding sequence ATGGTAGAACGCTCGACCGGCGACTTGCTGACGCGGGGACTCTCGTTCCCGATGTCCGACGACGACTGGCTCGTGACCAACCTCATCGGGGGCGGCCTGTTGCTGTTCTCGTTCCTCCTGCTCCCGCTGTTGGCGATTCAGGGGTTCCTCGTGGAGGTGATGAGCGAGGCGCTCGGCGAGGACGACGACGTTCCCGAGTGGGGCGACTTCGGCTTCGGCGTGATGGTGACGGGCCTGAAGTCGCTCGTCCTCGGATTTCTCTACCTGCTCGTACCGACGACGGTGTTCGTCGCGTTCGCCCTCCTCGGCATCGGTGCCGGGACCGCCTCGGGTACGGAGGACCTCGTGGGACTGTTCACCGGCGTCGGCGGACTCGCGTTCCTCGTGTTGCTCCTCGTGTTCGGCTACTTCGCTCCCGCGGCGCAGGTGAACTTCGCGCGCGAGCGGACCATCGGCGCGGGCTTCGACTTCGGCACCATCTTCGAGGTGGCGACCAGTTCCGAGTACGTCGTGGGCTGGGTGCTGGCGTTCATCATCATCGCGGTCCAAGGGCTGGTCGCCAATCTCGTCGCGCTGACCATCGTGGGCATCCTCGTCCTACCGTGGGTGTACTTTTTCTTCAGCGTGTCCACGTTCTACATCTACGGTCGGTCGTTCGCCAACGCCTTGGACCTCGACGCGGAGGGCGGCGACGGCCACGCTCGGCGTCCTCCCGAAAGCCGGACCGACGACACCCGAACCGACGACACTCGGATGATAAACTGA
- a CDS encoding mRNA surveillance protein pelota yields the protein MRITSREPAEGRRERITLVPETLDDLWHLTYVLEPGDFVAADTTRRIQRNDDQMRDTGGEREHMHVTLKVEETEFHKFSNRLRISGIIESASREDQLGQHHTVNVEENKELTIEKFWKPDQLDRLEEAEEATENADVAIVTVEEGKAHIHTVAQYGTEERAEFTGTTGKGEFARGRDELFAELTSAVERLDADAIILAGPGFTKQDALDYIEENTRDLTEKITTVDTSAVGDRGVHEVLKRGAVEEVQKDTRIAKEAELIDELTKRIGEGPKVAYGAEQVQKAADFGAIEHLLILDERLREERGAEGEWAFDVNELITTTEQKGGDVTVFSSEFAPGDQLAGFGGIAALLRYRLE from the coding sequence ATGCGAATCACGAGCAGAGAACCCGCCGAGGGCCGACGCGAGCGCATCACGCTCGTCCCCGAGACCCTCGACGACCTCTGGCATCTCACCTACGTCCTCGAACCCGGCGACTTCGTGGCCGCCGACACGACCCGGCGCATCCAGCGCAACGACGACCAGATGCGCGACACCGGCGGCGAGCGCGAACACATGCACGTCACCCTAAAAGTCGAGGAGACCGAGTTCCACAAGTTCTCGAATCGCCTGCGTATCAGCGGCATCATCGAGAGCGCCTCCCGCGAGGACCAACTCGGCCAGCACCACACCGTCAACGTCGAGGAGAACAAGGAACTCACGATAGAGAAATTCTGGAAGCCCGACCAACTCGACCGCCTCGAAGAGGCAGAAGAAGCCACCGAGAACGCCGACGTGGCCATCGTCACCGTCGAAGAAGGGAAAGCGCACATCCACACCGTCGCCCAGTACGGGACCGAAGAGCGCGCCGAGTTCACCGGCACGACCGGGAAAGGCGAGTTCGCCCGCGGTCGGGACGAACTCTTTGCAGAACTCACCAGCGCAGTCGAACGCCTCGACGCGGACGCCATCATCCTCGCCGGGCCGGGGTTCACCAAGCAGGACGCGCTGGACTACATCGAGGAGAACACCCGCGACCTGACCGAGAAGATTACGACGGTGGACACCAGCGCGGTCGGCGACCGGGGCGTCCACGAAGTTCTCAAGCGCGGCGCGGTCGAGGAGGTCCAGAAGGACACCCGCATCGCGAAGGAGGCCGAACTCATCGACGAACTCACCAAGCGCATCGGCGAGGGGCCGAAAGTCGCCTACGGGGCCGAGCAGGTCCAGAAGGCCGCCGACTTCGGGGCCATCGAACACCTGCTGATTCTGGACGAGCGCCTGCGCGAGGAGCGCGGCGCCGAGGGCGAGTGGGCGTTCGACGTGAACGAACTCATCACGACGACCGAGCAGAAGGGCGGCGACGTGACCGTCTTCTCCAGCGAGTTCGCGCCGGGCGACCAGCTCGCCGGGTTCGGGGGCATCGCCGCACTCTTGCGCTATCGGCTCGAATAG
- a CDS encoding amidohydrolase family protein, with product MIVEGTVLRGPNFEPIEGRVVVEEGEITAVEQASVDSSNVVLPAFVNAHTHIGDSIAKEAGGGLSLDELVAPPDGLKHRLLRAASREEKVRAMRRSIQFMETTGTASFLEFREGGVEGVYALREAAEGLGVEPFILGRETVEAMEAAEGFGASGARDAEFSRERTATAEEGKLFGIHAGERDSSDINPALDLDPDFLVHMVHPEPLHLDRLADKAVPVVVCPRSNLVTNVGVPPIADLAERTTVALGTDNVMLNSPSMFREMEFAAKLADVSAREVLRMATYNGARIAGLDCGVVEEGHAGKLLVLDGDSDNLAGAQDVVRAVVRRAGVGDMADVIL from the coding sequence ATGATAGTCGAGGGAACCGTCCTCCGCGGGCCGAACTTCGAACCCATCGAGGGCCGGGTCGTGGTCGAGGAGGGCGAGATAACGGCCGTCGAGCAAGCGTCCGTCGATTCGTCCAACGTCGTCCTGCCAGCGTTCGTCAACGCCCACACCCACATCGGCGACTCCATCGCCAAGGAGGCCGGTGGCGGCCTGAGTCTGGACGAACTCGTCGCGCCGCCCGACGGCCTCAAGCACCGACTCCTGCGCGCCGCCTCGCGCGAGGAGAAGGTTCGAGCCATGCGCCGGTCCATCCAGTTCATGGAGACGACCGGCACCGCGTCGTTCCTCGAATTCCGCGAGGGCGGCGTCGAAGGCGTCTACGCGCTCCGGGAGGCCGCGGAGGGTCTCGGCGTGGAGCCGTTCATCTTGGGCCGCGAGACCGTCGAGGCGATGGAGGCCGCCGAGGGGTTCGGCGCGAGCGGGGCGCGGGACGCCGAGTTCTCCCGCGAGCGCACCGCTACCGCCGAGGAGGGCAAACTCTTCGGCATCCACGCGGGCGAGCGGGACTCGTCGGACATCAACCCCGCGCTGGATTTGGACCCCGACTTTCTTGTCCACATGGTCCACCCCGAACCGCTCCACCTCGACCGACTGGCCGACAAGGCCGTCCCGGTCGTGGTCTGCCCGCGCTCGAACCTCGTGACGAACGTCGGCGTCCCGCCAATCGCGGACCTCGCGGAGCGGACCACCGTCGCGCTCGGCACCGACAACGTGATGCTCAACTCGCCGTCGATGTTCCGCGAGATGGAGTTCGCCGCCAAGTTGGCCGACGTGAGCGCCCGTGAAGTCCTGCGGATGGCGACCTACAACGGTGCGCGCATCGCGGGGCTGGACTGCGGCGTCGTCGAGGAGGGCCACGCCGGGAAACTCCTCGTCCTCGACGGCGACTCGGACAACCTCGCCGGAGCGCAGGACGTGGTGCGCGCGGTCGTCCGCCGCGCGGGCGTCGGCGACATGGCCGACGTAATTCTGTAG
- a CDS encoding SDR family NAD(P)-dependent oxidoreductase, with the protein MSVSFDFSDDVALVTGASGALGSAVCEEFADAGATVAAADVVAPDEEDALLDADRERIDFYEGDFTDEADVERVVADIVDDHGGLDYLANVAGTWRGGSPVAETDAETFDLLFDVNLKTAFLASKHAIPHLRESGGDADTSDDADTSNDARRGAIVSVSARSSLEGGAGDALYRASKAGVRLLTESIAEEESGAVRANAVMPSVIDTPANRELMPDADHSTWVEPADIATTVLVLCSSATPVTSGAAVPVYGEA; encoded by the coding sequence ATGAGCGTCAGTTTCGACTTCAGCGACGACGTGGCACTCGTGACCGGCGCGAGCGGCGCGCTGGGGAGCGCGGTCTGCGAGGAGTTCGCCGACGCGGGCGCGACCGTGGCCGCCGCCGACGTGGTGGCTCCCGACGAGGAGGACGCCCTCCTCGACGCCGACCGCGAGCGCATCGACTTCTACGAGGGCGACTTCACCGACGAGGCCGACGTAGAGCGTGTCGTCGCCGACATCGTGGACGACCACGGCGGCCTCGATTACCTCGCCAACGTCGCGGGGACGTGGCGCGGCGGGTCGCCCGTCGCGGAGACCGACGCCGAAACGTTCGACCTCCTGTTCGACGTGAACCTCAAGACGGCGTTTCTCGCCAGTAAGCACGCCATTCCGCACCTCCGGGAGAGCGGCGGCGACGCGGATACCAGCGACGATGCGGACACCAGCAACGACGCTCGACGCGGCGCTATCGTGAGCGTCAGCGCGCGCTCGTCGCTCGAAGGCGGCGCGGGCGACGCCCTCTACCGGGCGTCGAAGGCGGGCGTCCGACTGCTCACCGAGAGCATCGCCGAGGAGGAATCGGGCGCGGTCCGCGCGAACGCGGTGATGCCGAGCGTCATCGACACGCCCGCCAACCGCGAGCTGATGCCCGACGCCGACCACTCTACGTGGGTCGAACCGGCCGACATCGCGACGACGGTGCTGGTCCTCTGCTCGTCGGCGACCCCCGTCACCAGCGGCGCGGCGGTGCCGGTGTACGGCGAAGCCTGA